Proteins from a genomic interval of Debaryomyces hansenii CBS767 chromosome E complete sequence:
- a CDS encoding DEHA2E18634p (similar to uniprot|Q9Y757 Debaryomyces hansenii CYP52A12 Cytochrome P450 52A12), producing MKRLSAKPMQVTARDAFVGIPLVFNLLKAKREGTMVDMTKERYEEFGVDTFDFRIAGTHAIATRDPENIKAVLATQFNDFVLGKRHAHFKPLLGDGIFTLDGAGWKHSRAMLRPQFAREQVAHVKALEPHLQTLAKHIINSKGERFDIQPLFFRLTIDSATEFLFGESVESLHDESVGLTRDPVDFDGKSGFADAFNNSQAWLASRAVSQNFYFLLNGKDFKDSNANVHKFADYYVNKALETSPEDLEKASRDGYIFLYELVKQTRDPVILRDQLLNILLAGRDTTAGLLSFTFFELARNQDVYDKLKEEIYKKFGEGEDSRVDEITFESLKKCEFLKCVLNEILRMYPSVPQNFRFSIKNTTLPRGGGPDGKSPILIPKGQNLLYSVYATHRNPKFYGKDADEFRPSRWLEPEIRKVGWAFLPFNGGPRICLGQQFALTEASYIIVRLIQMFPNLGSFCEEYPPRKSSHLTMCHQDGVFIGMS from the coding sequence atgaaaaggCTTAGTGCAAAACCAATGCAAGTCACTGCTCGGGATGCATTCGTGGGTATTCCACTAGTATTTAACCTTTTAAAAGCTAAGAGAGAAGGGACCATGGTAGACATGACCAAGGAAAGATACGAGGAATTTGGAGTTGATACTTTTGACTTCAGAATAGCAGGGACGCATGCCATCGCGACCCGGGACCCTGAGAACATCAAGGCCGTTTTGGCTACGCAGTTCAATGATTTTGTCTTAGGAAAAAGACATGCTCATTTCAAGCCGTTATTGGGAGATGGTATTTTTACATTAGATGGGGCAGGATGGAAGCACTCACGGGCGATGTTGAGACCACAATTTGCTCGGGAGCAGGTTGCGCATGTAAAAGCGTTAGAGCCTCACTTACAGACACTTGCTAAACACATCATAAATTCTAAGGGAGAAAGATTCGATATCCAGCCGTTATTTTTTAGATTAACCATTGACAGTGCTACGGAATTTTTGTTTGGTGAATCGGTGGAAAGCTTACATGACGAGAGCGTTGGGCTTACTAGAGATCCTGTTGACTTTGACGGTAAATCTGGATTTGCCGATGCGTTTAATAACTCTCAAGCATGGTTAGCCTCAAGAGCCGTGAGccaaaatttttatttccTCTTGAACGGAAAAGACTTCAAAGATTCTAATGCAAATGTTCATAAGTTTGCCGATTATTATGTTAATAAAGCTTTAGAGACCTCACCagaagatttagaaaaagCGTCGAGGGATGgatatattttcttgtatGAATTAGTCAAACAAACTAGAGATCCAGTTATTTTAAGAGaccaattattgaatatattgttaGCAGGAAGAGATACTACAGCCGGCTTATTGTCATTCacattttttgaattagCACGCAACCAAGACGTCTATGACAAATTAAAAGAggaaatatataaaaagtTCGGAGAGGGAGAAGATTCCAGAGTTGATGAGATTACATTTGAATCGTTGAAGAAATGTGAATTCTTAAAATGCGTcttgaatgaaattttgaGGATGTATCCGTCAGTTCCTCAAAACTTCAGGTTCTCTATTAAGAACACTACTTTGCCAAGAGGAGGTGGTCCCGATGGAAAATCGCCAATTTTAATTCCAAAGGGTCAGAACCTCCTTTATTCTGTTTATGCTACTCACAGAAACCCAAAATTTTATGGGAAGGATGCAGATGAATTTAGACCTTCGAGATGGTTAGAACCAGAGATAAGAAAAGTGGGTTGGGCATTCTTACCATTTAACGGTGGCCCAAGAATTTGCTTAGGCCAGCAGTTCGCACTAACAGAAGCTtcttatattattgttagGTTAATACAAATGTTTCCTAACTTGGGCAGTTTCTGTGAAGAATATCCTCCAAGGAAGAGTTCGCATTTAACAATGTGCCATCAAGATGGTGTGTTTATTGGAATGTCCTAA
- a CDS encoding DEHA2E18656p (weakly similar to uniprot|P47054 Saccharomyces cerevisiae YJL039C NUP192 Essential structural subunit of the nuclear pore complex (NPC) localizes to the nuclear periphery of nuclear pores homologous to human p205) — translation MYNIMTGSNTDLNWSTDIFVDCYNSIKYQDQLNLNLLSNLRNDLFHILNIPSKSDISRNKLIDESNPVKFSNGDEFRLNKEFIESSIYLSTELNIDEVLTAELLYNSTKLSYEKGTTFIDSGRLAYFTRLQLILNILGYLISSKNLHLVVNENYDEFFNNLLLSFQKVYEILEKVNDLIDKQKVTDDINNLSFINTINYIKSQLFNSHEVLGQIYFSLVDTYFERFGSLKYYEKIVDHISKTIHDNDILIVHYLPGLLRFITNLSEMPDVEVFQFHKQIVTRLSSEYDKVVSDEFVDLSKSNLKGFEMVLNFMMLTCFIPWCKQSESRTNSIDFKDDILRYIEMCISCGVTEVLLCYAADTSNYKTTELLDWSNMYDFRSLLQTNFPRLSPAKFVYTNSDDLINLVNLRPQEFENINKLLDVSNYKVSEDFNQNLLAPFFHIFFNNFISNAAIILTSLRDNEEDFLLSSINKKQLENDEKISKGDEGIDNDKDGDRHDTKKFSANKSNGNDQGIDLDEIATRSDLERFYLAFVYTYNNRQELCSLFWSNEEITNDIIGFVTWGLSNNTSPLISATFCLLLGSLTSSGDDAAIKIWEILVNNNGSATNASGTLKKDFSKISIDSIIDSLNYYIESLNENFEQDLNYQAKLQQKRQEFLFSSSFNNTDITNESDNYPLNKVLIELSEDSVVFISGFMQLISSIVGNLSSTNERSKEIKNIAFTRFSPIICSFLKFDNIITFTRSIQSSNNTFTVSNGSSNSKTTDSLNVLVNDDNRVILVNLLLNLLTDFVKNEENLTIRYKVWNIIDRWISQSMNEGDSSKANNNKYSGNFINLSNSLNGISNNIQSQSRLKYPNKRTVTMRQGFQFCLTRLSLVGNFTKLVSHLLRPLETESQKAFTTYKLLYPADLGAGYRYNNQIGIWPYVEYLLLEVFSKSDDLPNKNDQYNLQLSLGSLIERSLSEIDWVFLNDVAPNIINNLKNLDNIVDSLSSSNPITYQLFIKLHHSLAVLNYLFDEKVYKSLFNIISIGTESINENEGLSILVDKCLTILDKVLEVQDTFIHRLLPILKSEKIQSFSGSSSAGFGTSMSLALSAPKSVYDNIYYPKSIGTNGISDFYEIFLFNLASIAHFALYVSSPQLSIANSAIKILHKISLSPFFIAKVEHNSADPLLNKNRLLTVFESIDESVKIQFSFIQQIERYIEDYDDLQVKFSILQFLIDNLQQSIGEPGVSHFLLGYEIRGGNLFLNDSRSKNTLLKSLLKSLSSSLDLISEIDYNNGNIHIIDAAPAELSSKILEIFVKLCHDPISSNITLNYLRNYNLESNDLFAKLIDCQPKIDPNTIWSNAKFQGDLQDGKMNSFIQDSLAPRALLSFINHRNLILQYLSLEFLNISQQRAIIKKDSYIDLLLNGNEFLNGSPKILNFLDVLNFKFFNFEIHKYELFNGKYNLPLILEQMTKNKLSTHVLDTSVLENLYKVICKNANGQLQNKESKISFSQEVMDEGSKITEFLTKYIISIELKNVQLSCLHSWTQLIQVLVSDGDMSLTRKSNLILEIFQIILPKINDYLGQDISFSEEFISLCVLLFDLYEQESSSATQENDKVSLYIDRLIPLFKTCINGIMSSNSTPDLRSDLYVLVNKFLQKSFKNSDLIKQIIMIIKSVDSKFIDIISNDSICAEGAPRITSLLLLESLIHLTSSNKVNFILELMIKNNSLSLLVRSIKRTDEMLSHYSDSSSSKNGIDTLLYELTAFKSTLYFLIRIAQTRLGSSQLIQNEIFSIIKQCKFLSIDPDLGLDLKINELSGNNKSIYISLSLDTPISLIDVNKHHTSEKDNKISFFEFLVPIFQLISAVLLSMGPSYKPSIIQAKDLLHHFDRLVVGVMKRDVLIENTQIQSQKYQEDSISYVGLKDLVQLIVLLDSLVNYESNDKN, via the coding sequence atgtataatataatgaCAGGATCTAACACTGATTTAAATTGGTCTACTGATATATTTGTTGATTGCTacaattcaattaaatatcaAGATCAACTTAACCTCAACTTGTTAAGTAATTTAAGGAATGATTTATTccatatattaaatataccTTCGAAGAGTGATATATCCAGAaacaaattgattgatGAATCCAATCCAGTAAAATTTAGTAATGGCGATGAGTTCAGattaaataaagaatttattgaatcaTCGATTTACTTGTCTACAGAACTAAATATCGATGAAGTATTAACGGCCGAGCTATTATATAACTCCACTAAATTAAGTTACGAAAAAGGGACAACATTCATTGATAGTGGGAGGTTGGCATATTTCACGCGTTTgcaattaatattgaacaTCTTGGGCTATTTGATCTCTAGTAAGAATTTGCACTTAGTTGTAAATGAGAACTATGATGAGTTCTTTAACAATCTATTATTGAGTTTTCAAAAGGTATACGAAATCCTAGAGAAAGTAAATGACTTAATTGATAAACAGAAAGTAACtgatgatataaataacttatcatttattaaCACCATAAATTACATTAAGTCCCAATTATTTAATAGTCATGAAGTTTTAGGACAGATATATTTTAGTTTGGTGGATACTTATTTTGAACGGTTCGGATCATTAAAGTATTATGAGAAGATTGTCGATCACATTAGCAAAACTATAcatgataatgatatccTTATTGTTCATTATTTGCCAGGTTTATTGAGGTTCATTACTAACTTGTCTGAGATGCCAGATGTGGAAGTTTTCCAGTTTCATAAGCAAATTGTAACAAGATTGAGCAGTGAATATGATAAAGTAGTGTCAGACGAATTTGTAGATTTATCGAAATCTAATTTAAAGGGATTCGAAATGGTTTTGAATTTCATGATGCTAACTTGTTTCATTCCATGGTGTAAACAGTCGGAATCACGCACTAATTCGATTGATTTTAAGGACGATATTTTaagatatattgaaatgtGTATAAGCTGTGGGGTTACAGAAGTATTGTTATGTTACGCAGCTGATACTTCCAATTATAAAACAacagaattattggattGGAGTAATATGTATGATTTTAGATCGTTACTACAAACAAATTTTCCTCGTCTAAGTCCTGCTAAATTCGTCTATACTAATTCCGAcgatttaattaatttggtGAATTTGAGGCCGCaggaatttgaaaatataaacaagTTACTCGAtgtttcaaattataaGGTATCAGAAGATTTTAATCAAAATTTGTTGGCCCCGTTTTTCcacattttctttaataactTTATAAGTAATGCGGCAATTATACTAACGCTGTTAagagataatgaagaagattttctattatcatcaatcaataaaaagcaattagaaaatgatgaaaagatTTCTAAAGGTGATGAAGGTATTGATAACGATAAGGATGGTGATAGGCATGACACTAAAAAATTTTCGGCCAATAAGTCAAATGGCAATGACCAGGGtattgatttagatgaAATTGCAACTCGATCTGACTTAGAACGATTCTATTTGGCATTTGTGTACACCTATAATAATAGACAAGAATTGTGCTCATTATTTTGGTCTAACGAGGAAATAactaatgatataatagGGTTTGTTACATGGGGATTGAGCAACAATACTTCTCCATTAATTTCTGCGacattttgtttattattggGATCACTCACATCAAGTGGCGATGATGCAGCTATTAAAATATGGGAGATTTTAGTTAATAACAACGGTTCTGCAACCAATGCTAGCGGTACTTTGAAAAAAGATTTttctaaaatatcaattgattccaTTATTGACTCgttaaattattatatcgAATCCTTGAATGAAAACTTTGAACAggatttgaattatcaagCTAAATTACAACAAAAAAGGCAAGaattcttattttcttcgtctttcaataatacaGATATCACTAATGAATCAGACAATTATCCATTAAATAAGGTGTTAATTGAACTATCTGAGGATTCAGTTGTTTTTATTTCGGGTTTTATGCAATTAATCTCTTCGATTGTTGGAAACTTATCCTCGACAAATGAAAGATCCAAGGAAATCAAGAATATAGCTTTTACTCGATTCAGTCCTATAATCTGttcatttttgaaattcgaTAATATAATCACTTTTACAAGAAGTATTCAGTCAAGTAATAATACGTTTACAGTGTCTAATGGTTCTAGCAATTCTAAAACAACAGATTCTTTAAACGTTTTAGTTAATGACGACAATAGAGTCATTCTTGTTAACTTATTGCTAAACTTATTGACCGATTTTGTcaagaatgaagaaaatttaaCAATAAGATATAAAGTTTGGAATATAATTGACCGTTGGATATCGCAAAGTATGAACGAAGGCGATTCATCAAAGGCTaacaacaataaatatagtGGTAATTTTATTAACCTATCGAATTCCCTAAACggaatttcaaataatatacaatcTCAATCGAGAttaaaatatccaaataaACGCACTGTTACTATGAGACAGGGGTTTCAGTTTTGTTTGACTCGTCTCTCTCTTGTTGGAAATTTCACGAAATTAGTTAGCCATCTATTAAGGCCACTCGAAACGGAATCTCAAAAGGCATTCACAACTTATAAATTACTATACCCTGCTGATTTGGGAGCCGGATATCGTTATAACAATCAAATCGGTATTTGGCCTTatgttgaatatttattgctTGAGGTCTTTTCAAAGTCAGATGATTTGCctaataaaaatgatcaGTATAACTTGCAATTATCATTGGGTAGTTTAATTGAACGTTCATTAAGCGAAATAGATTGGGTTTTCCTAAATGATGTTGCTCCtaatataattaacaacttgaaaaatttagatAACATTGTTGACTCCTTGTCTTCAAGTAATCCAATTACCTATCAActattcattaaattaCACCATTCTTTAGCtgtattgaattatttatttgatgaaaaagttTACAAGTcacttttcaatattataagTATTGGTACTGAATCTATCAATGAGAACGAAGGCTTAAGTATATTAGTTGATAAATGTTTGACAATTCTTGATAAGGTATTAGAGGTACAAGATACATTCATCCATAGATTATTACCTATTTTAAAaagtgaaaaaattcagtCATTTAGTGGTTCCAGTTCTGCAGGCTTCGGTACAAGTATGAGTTTGGCATTATCCGCGCCTAAAAGCGTTTATGATAATATCTATTATCCTAAGAGTATTGGTACTAATGGAATATCAGACTTCTAcgaaatatttctattcaATCTAGCAAGTATAGCCCATTTTGCATTATATGTTAGTTCACCTCAGTTGAGCATTGCGAACTCAGctataaaaattttacATAAAATAAGTTTGTCGCCATTTTTTATTGCCAAAGTTGAGCATAATTCTGCTGACCCAttgttgaataaaaatagaTTATTAACAGTCTTCGAGAGTATCGATGAGTCGgttaaaattcaattttcatttattcAGCAAATAGAGagatatattgaagattaCGATGATTTACAAGTTAAATTTAGTATAttgcaatttttgattGACAACCTACAGCAATCTATTGGAGAACCGGGAGTATCACACTTCTTGTTAGGTTATGAAATACGGGGTGGTAACTtgtttttgaatgattcaaGGTCaaaaaatacattattaaaatcattactTAAATCTTTAAGCTCAAGCTTGGATTTAATTtctgaaattgattataataatgGGAACATTCATATTATCGATGCGGCTCCTGCTGAATTATCATCGAAGATCCTAGAAATTTTCGTTAAGCTATGCCATGAtccaatttcttccaatatcacattgaattatttgcGGAATTACAACTTAGAATCAAATGATTTGTTTGCTAAATTGATCGATTGCCAACCTAAAATAGATCCAAATACTATATGGTCTAATGCTAAGTTTCAAGGAGATTTACAAGATGGTAAAATGAATAGTTTTATTCAAGATTCATTGGCTCCTAGGGCATTGCTTTCCTTCATTAACCATaggaatttaattttacagtatttatcattagaatttcttaatatcTCTCAACAGAGAgcaattattaaaaaggATTCTTATATCGACTTATTGCTAAATGGTAATGAGTTCTTAAACGGGTCtccaaaaattttgaacttTCTCGAtgttttgaatttcaaattttttaattttgagATCCATAAATATGAGCTTTTCAATGGGAAATACAATTTACCATTGATATTAGAGCAAATGACCAAGAATAAGTTACTGACCCACGTATTAGATACATCAGTTCTTGAAAATCTCTATAAGGTTATTTGTAAAAATGCAAATGGCCAATTACAAAacaaagaatcaaaaatttcgTTCTCGCAAGAAGTTATGGATGAAGGTTCCAAAATTACCGAATTCTTGACGAAATATATAATCTCCATTGAACTAAAGAATGTTCAATTATCGTGTTTGCATTCATGGACGCAATTGATCCAAGTCTTAGTTAGTGATGGAGATATGTCATTAACTAGGAAATCAAACCTaatattggaaatttttcagattATATTGCCAAAGATCAACGATTATTTGGGCCAAGACATTTCCTTTTCTGAGGagtttatttcattatgtgtcttattatttgatttatacGAACAAGAAAGTTCATCGGCAACacaagaaaatgataaagtATCTTTATATATCGATAGGTTGATACCATTATTTAAAACGTGTATCAATGGAATAATGAGCTCAAATTCGACGCCTGATTTGAGGTCTGATTTATATGTTTTAGTGAACAAGTTCTTGcaaaaatcatttaaaaatagtgatttaataaaacaaataataatgattatcAAGCTGGTTGATTCgaaatttattgatattattagTAATGATTCGATTTGTGCTGAAGGCGCTCCGAGAATcacttcattattattattggaatcattGATACACCTAACATCAAGCAATAAGgttaattttatattagaattgatGATCAAGAACAATTCGTTATCCTTACTTGTTAGGTCAATAAAGAGAACTGATGAGATGCTTTCTCATTATTCTGATTCTAGTTCgctgaaaaatggaattgATACATTGTTGTATGAATTGACTGCGTTTAAATCTACAttgtatttcttaataAGAATAGCACAAACTAGGCTTGGATCGTCACAGCTCATTCAAAACGAAATCTTTTCCATTATCAAACAATGTAAGTTTTTGTCAATTGATCCTGATTTGGGCTTAGATTTGAAGATCAATGAATTGAGtggtaataataaatctatttACATTAGTTTATCGCTCGATACTCCAATTTCATTGATAGACGTAAACAAACATCATACGTCTGAAAAGGACAACAAAATTTCGTTTTTTGAATTCCTAGTTCCAATCTTTCAATTAATCTCTGCTGTCTTATTATCAATGGGACCATCATATAAACCTAGCATAATACAAGCAAAGGACTTATTGCATCATTTCGATAGATTGGTTGTTGGTGTGATGAAAAGAGATGTACTAATTGAAAATACACAGATACAGTCCCAAAAATATCAAGaggattcaatttcataCGTGGGCTTAAAGGATTTGGTTCAATTGATTGTATTATTGGATTCTTTAGTGAACTATGAATCAAACGATAAAAACTAG